Part of the Hyphomicrobium album genome is shown below.
ATCACGGGCTGGAAGGACGGCAACTGGGGACGGCCCGTCAAAGTCGACCTGACGCTCGATGCCGTGAACATAGACAGCTACGACGCGCTCGTGCTCCCCGGCGGCGTGATCAACCCGGACAAGCTGCGGGCCAACGAAAAGGCCGTCGGGATCGTCAAAGCCTTCGTCGCCTCCGGCAAGCCCGTCGCCGCCATCTGTCACGGTCCTTGGCTGCTCATCGAAGCGGGCGCCGTGAAGGGCCGCGAGGTGACGTCCTACACTTCGGTGCGCACCGACATGCTCAATGCCGGGGGCCGCTGGGTGGATAAGGAGGTGGCCGTCGACGAAGGGATCATCACGTCCCGCAATCCAGGCGACATCGACGCCTTCGTCGCCAAGATCATCGAAGAGGTCGGCGAGGGTCTCCACCGGCGCGCGGCCTAGGTAGCCACCCACCTCGAAACGCTCGCTAAGCGTTCATTAATGCGCCCGCGGGGAT
Proteins encoded:
- a CDS encoding type 1 glutamine amidotransferase domain-containing protein, whose product is MPAIDKSRILIMATNGFEQSELEKPLEQLRAKGAKVEVAAPQGGEITGWKDGNWGRPVKVDLTLDAVNIDSYDALVLPGGVINPDKLRANEKAVGIVKAFVASGKPVAAICHGPWLLIEAGAVKGREVTSYTSVRTDMLNAGGRWVDKEVAVDEGIITSRNPGDIDAFVAKIIEEVGEGLHRRAA